Genomic segment of Candidatus Paceibacterota bacterium:
TATTGAGTCAGCTCAGGCAAGGGTTGAGGGTTTTAACTTTGACGCAAGAAAACACCTTTTAGATTATGACGACGTTTTAAACAAGCAAAGAGTAAAAATTTACAAAGAACGAGATAAAATCTTAGAGACAAGCGATAAAAATCAGGAGAAAAACATTTTTGAAATTGTTAAAAATCGAATTGAAAAAATTATTAACTTTCATACAAGGAAAGAAGTCGTGAAAGATTGGGGCAGAAAGGAAATTTTAGAGGAAATGAATAGTATTTTTCCGTCGTCTGATAATTTTAAAGAAAAAATAGAAAATGCAAAAAAGAAAGAAGAAATTAAAGAATATTTTTTAGATTTTGCGAGAAAGATGCTTGAAGAAAAAAAGAAAGAACTTGGAGACGAATTTTCAAAAGTCGTAAAAGTTCTTGAGTTGAGAACAATAGATATTTTATGGATGGAACATTTAGAAACCATGGAGTCATTAAGAGACAGCGTAAAACTTCGCGCCTATGGCCAGCAAGATCCTTTAGTAGTTTACAGAATCGAAGGATCTAAACTATTTCAGAGTCTTTTTGATATTTTTGAACAAAAAATTACAGACACTATATTTAAAGTAAGCATTGTAAAAGAACCTCAGCAACAAGAATTAGCAGAAAAAAAACCAAAAATAAATTTGCTTGCCAAGACGCAAGAAAGAAAAGAGGAAAAGCCAGAAGTATTTTCTAAGAAAGCTGGAAGAAACGATCCTTGTCCTTGCGGTTCTGGTAAAAAATATAAAAAATGCTGCTACCCAAAGTATGGATAACTCTTTACTTTTTCTTTAAAATAATATTAAAGTTAGAATAAAGGATAAAGGTATTTCTTCTATTACAAGGAGGCAGAAAATGGAGGAAGATCTTTTTTCAAAAAAGATAGGACGTCTTCAGTTTTACTTTCGAAAAAACGGCTCTGAGGTCCAGATATATAAAATATTCTTAAATAGGGAATGCAAGATAAAAAACATTAGGGAATTTCCTTATGAAGAGGAAATTGAAGAAGCAAGAAGAGAAGCATATAAGCACTTTGGACTAAGAGCGTCTCGGAGGAGGCAAAGAAGATAGCCCCGCAGTGAATTTAAGTAGCTGCGGGTTGCTTATTTTTATAATATATTGTATAATATAATTCGGTTATTTAAAAACTAGTTCTTCCGACAGGAAAAGAGGTGGTTGTTTTGGAGAATAAGAAAAGAAAGAAAAAGAAAACAAGACTTGAGTCTTGTCCATCTTGTGGTCAGGACCTTACGAGCACAAACCCCACGATTTACTGTCCGAGCTGTGGGCTTGACCTCTTGGGATTTATGCCTTCAGACCGCGAAATAGTAGTCGTGGCAAGAGTTAAGGGCGTAAAGAATCCCATTGAAGTGCTTGTTAGTCAAAAACAAGCACTGGCTCTGGGGTCGGGTGCAGAAGAGCATGCCAGCTTAAGGCGGTCTGTTTTTCATCAGGTTAGTGCAAAAATTCGTCGCGACTATAAAGCAGAGATTTTTGTCAACGACGAAAACTGCACACTTGAGGTTAAGGATCCCGAACCCATATTCAAAAAGGACCCACCAAGGCGTTGGCAGAATCAGCTAGAGTTGATTCCCGAAGAGAAGTCACCCCCAGATCCTCAGTTGAATCTGTTTTAAGGAGGAGTTCAAGTGAAGCGCGATGCGAAATCGCGCTTCTGCTTTTTTTATGGACGGATTTTTTGTAAAATTAAATAATTATGGCAGAAAAAGTAAGGGCTCATATTTTTGTAAATGGTTTTGTTCAGGGCGTTTTCTTTCGTCAAAATACTCTAAAAAGAGCCAAGAAGATTGGAGTTTTTGGCTTTGTAAGAAATCTTCCAGATGGCAGGGTAGAGGCAGTTTTTGAGGGAGATAAAGATAGGGTTGAAAAAATGGTTGAATGGATGAGAGAAGGACCAGAGAATGCGAGCGTTAATAATCAAGAATTCAAATGGGAAGAATATAAAGAAGAGTTTGAGGAGTTTGAAATTCATTATTAGTCGAATTATGAATTAAGAATAACGAATAAAGCCTAATTTATACTTTTTATGATTCAAAATTCTAATTTTGTTGAAATCGATGGTTCTTATGGTGAAGGGGGAGGGCAAATTTTAAGAACAGCTCTTTCGCTATCAGTAGTTTTAAAGAAACCTTGTTTTATTTTTAATATTAGAAAAAATCGTGAAAATCCCGGGCTCGCATTACAGCATTTAGTTGGTATTCAGGCGCTTTCCGAACTTTATAATGCAAAATTAGAAGGAGACGAAATTGGGTCTGGAGAAATAATTTTTGAACCAAATGAAATATTCAGAACAGATATTGAGATTAAAATTGAAACCGCAGCAAGTATTACCTTAATTTTGCAAATGCTTCTCTTACCGGCTTTATTATCCGGCAAGAAGATTAAAATTAAGTTCAAGGGCGGGGCGACTGATACATTTTTTTCTCCTAAAATTGATTATTTTCGTTATGTTTTTTTGCCAATGCTCGAGAAAATAATATCTTCTTTACCTGGCAATAATAATGGCAAACTTGAAGTTGAAATATCAAGGCGTGGTTTTTATCCTAAGGGAGAAGCTGAAGTTGAAAATTATATTTCTCCAATTAACTTTTCTCAAAAAGTAAAAGAATTTAATTTAACAAAAAGAGGAGAGTTAAAAAAAATATTAATAATTTCAGGAGCTTCTGAAATTTTAAAAGAAAAAAAAGTCGCAGAGAGACAGTTGAGTGGAACGCACCAGACCCCTTTGTTTTATAAAAAAGCCCATTTGCCAATTGAAACAAAGATTGAATACTATGATTCTCCTTTAGCTGGGAGCCAGGTGACTATTGTCGGCCAATTTGAAAATACCTTTATCGGAACAAGTATTTTAGGAAAGCCAGAAAAAAGTAGCGAAGAAGTTGGTAAAGAAGCAGCAATGGAATTTTTAGAGGAAACAAAAGGGGAAAATACTTTAGATTCTCATCTTTCCGATCAGATTTTGCCTTACATTGCGCTTTTTACAAAATCCGCTAAAATAAAAACATCAAAAGTCACAGAGCACTTAAGGACAAATATTTGGGTAATTGAAAAATTTATTAAAGGAAAATTTAAAACAAAGGATAATATAATTAGTTGGAATAATAATGTGCGGAATTTTTAAAAATCTTAATTGGCAAGCCATTGGTGCAATTGGTACTTTTGCTACAGCTTTGGCAGCTTTTATTGCTATAGAGGGGGATATTTTGCTCAAAAGGGGCGAGAGGAAGAGAGAATTCTCGAAAGAGGTAATATTCCCTTTATGGACGGATATAGAAAGAATAAAAAATAAAATTCAGGAAGAATGTTTTGTTGATAAATGGGATTGGCAAGATGAAATTGATAAGAAATACGCTTACCTTACTTATGATCCTATTTTTAGGAAGATTAAAAAGAAAATTAATAGATTTCATTATGGTGCATTGTCTAAAGGACAGCGTTTAAAAAACGATAAAAACAATTACGATCAAATTGTTAAAATCGTAAGAAGTAAAATAAGCGAAAACGAAGATCTAAAAGATGAAATTGGTGAACCTATAGAAAAAATTAGAGTAGGTTTATTGATAGGCGACGAGAAGGTAGAGATAAGTTTTTTTCGCTTAATATATGAGGGTGGATATAAAAATGGCACTGTGAAAGTCGCGACAATTAAAAATGTTAAAGACAAAGAAAAAGATAAAAAAAATAAACAACAGAATCGTAAAGTGAAATCCGGTGATTGGAATTTTGAAAATAAAGAAGGTGAATTAATTTCGGTAAAAGATAAAAATAAATGCATGAACGAGATAAGAAATAATATTGAAAAAGAACTTCAAAAGAAAGAAAATAAAGGAATTATAAACTACATTAACCAGTGTCAAAAAATCTTTGAAGAAGGTGATAAATTAATAGAAAGGTTTAAAAATTTTAAAATAAATTAAAATTTATGTTAGATAAACTAAAACAATTAAAAGAGCTTAAAAAGATGCAAGATGAGCTTGCAAAAGAAATGGTAGAGGTTGAAAAACAGGGGACTAAAGTTGTAATTAACGGCAAAATGGAGATTGAAGAAATTGTTTTAAACTCGGAGTTGCAAAAAGAAGAACAAGAAAAGATTTTAAAGGACTGTATTAATGAAGCAATGAATAAAATGAAAATTAAAATGGCCCAGAGAATGCAGCAGATGCCAGGCATGGGATTTTAAAGGTCGTTTTTTAAAAAAATTAGAAAAATGAGAAGTGAAATAGAAAATAAAATAGGACTTGTAATAATATTAATAGTGGTTATTATAGCCGGAACTTCAGTTTTTACTGGTTTTAGGAGCGCTTGGGGCGAGCAAGAAAAAACCATTAATAAACTTGAAGAGCAAATAGTGGAACTTCAGAAAAATAAATAATTTATTATAATTATGTCTTTTAACAATAGGGGGTGGAATCTTTTTGATTCCACGTCAAAAGAGCCTTTTAGATTAAGTCGTACAAAGATAGATCTTTTTTTGGAATGCCCAAGATGTTTTTATTTAGATAGGAAATTAGGCGTTAAAAGGCCTGGCATGCCGGCCTTTTCTTTAAACTCTGCCGTTGATTGCTTGTTGAAAAAAGAATTTGATCTCCTGCGTAAAAAAGGAGAGTCGCACGAGCTTATGAAAAAATATGGAATTGACGCAGTTCCATATAATCATCCGGACTTACCCGAATGGAGGGATGATTTTTATAAATATATTGGAGCTTGCGTTTTGCACGAAAAAACTAATTTTGAAGTTTGTGGTATTGTTGATGATATTTGGGCAAATGAAAAAGAAGAATTGTTTATTGTCGATTATAAATCAACAAGCACAAAAAAAGAGATTTCTCTTGATGATGAATATAAGGAGGGCTACAAAAAACAGATGGAAGTTTATCAGTGGATTTTTAGACAAAAGGGCTTTAAAGTATCTAATATTGGATATTTTGTTTTTGCCAATGCTACAAAAAACAGATCTAAGTTTGACGGAAAGCTTGAATTTAAATCAACAATTATAAGTTATAAGGGAAATGATTTCTGGATCGAAAGAACTCTGATAGATGCTAAGAAATGTTTGATGGCAAGCGAAATTCCAGATTCTTCCCCAACTTGTGAGCATTGCGCTTATACAGAAAATAGAAAGGAGGCAGAAAGATAAGTGCGTTATTAAAATATTAAGCCAGTCTGATAAAAATGGCAGAAGAAGCAAAATTTAAAATTGAAATTCCCGAAGAAGAGATGGTTTTTGATTTTTTTCGATCTTCTGGTCCTGGAGGGCAAAATGTAAATAAAGTTTCAACTGGCGTAAGAATTCGTTGGGCCGTTAATAAGAGCAAGCTTCTAAACGAAGACCAGAGAGAGAAGATTATTAAGAAATATCCAAATAAAATTACAAAAGAAGGAGATTTTGTTCTTGAATCAGAAGAAACAAGATCGCAATCAAGAAATAAAGAAATTGTAATTGAAAGACTTCATAGTTTGATAAATGAAGCCTTAAAGCTAGAAAAAGAAAGAAAAAAAATAAAGCCAAAAAGGAGTTTAATTGAAAAACGATTGAAAGAGAAGAGAGAAATATCTGAGAGAAAAAAGAGAAGGGCAAAAGTTAAAATAGAAGATTTTGATGTATGAATCAAAAACCGATTATTTTTTTGGTTCTATTTTTGATTTCTATTATTTTTCTGATTTTTTTCTATTTTTTAAATAAAGAAAAAAGAGAATCAGAAAATTTTATTAATAATACAACGCCTACGATTAATGTTCCGGAATTTACTCCCACTATCGAGACTGGACCAACCGAGTCAAGGTAAAAGGTTTATAATTTTACTCTTTCTGGCCTAAATTTTTCAGAGAGAGTTTAAAAAATGGAGAATAATAAAGATTTTAAAATTAAAATATTAATAGTAGGACCGTTACTCACGAACTGTTATTTATTATCTTCTAGGAACGAAGCAATGGTTATTGATCCTGACGGGGAAGTAGAGAATATTTTTAAAGAGATTAAAAAAGAAAATATAAAAGTGAGATATATTGTAAATACTCATTTTCATCCAGATCATATTTTAGAGAACAAATCATTAAAAAGAAAAACAGGGGCTAAAATTTTAATACACGAAAAAGAAAAAGATTTTATAAGTTTTCATCCTGATAAATTTTTAAAAGGAGGGGATAAGATAAAATTCGGCGATGTTTCCTTTTTGGTTATAGATACACCAGGCCATACAAAAGGAAGTCTTTCCCTTTTTGGCAACGGTTTTTTATTTACGGGAGATTTATTATTTGCAGATGGTATTGGCAGAACAGACCTTCTGGGGGGAAATGAGAAAGAAATAAAAAAATCACTTAATAAGATATCAAAATTTTTAAAGGCAGGAATAAATGTTTGTCCAGGGCATGGTGATATTTTTAAAGTAAGCAAAAGCGGGCTTGACATGAACTCTTTTTTAAAGAATTGAAATTTTAAAATAAAGACTTGGGTAGTTTTTTGTTTGGCAGAAGTACAATAAAAATGGTAAAATAATCCTACCAATTGTAAAAATTATGGACATAATTAAAAAATTAGAAGAATTAGAAACAAAAGGAAGGGGCGGGGCTGATTTTCCAACAGCTCTTAAATGGAAAATGGTAAAAGATGAAATAGCAGATAAGAAATTTGTTATTTGTAATGCCTCAGAAAGTGAACCGGGCGTTTATAAGGATGGTTTTATATTGGAAAATTATCCAGAAGAGGTAATTAAAGGCATAAAACTGGCAATGGAAACAATGTCAGAGAATAGCTCGGGATATATTTATTTAAGAAAGGATTATTATAAAAAATTTAAAGAAAAATTAGAAAGTTTAATAGATGGTTTACCAATTAAGGTTTTTGAAAAAACTGGAGGGTATCTTTGTGGAGAAGAGAGTGTTTTACTCGAATCAATAGAGGGTAGGAGGGAAGAGCCAAGATTAAAACCTCCATTTCCAACTCAAAAAGGACTTTTTGGCTATCCAACTCTTGTTAATAACGTTGAAACTTTTTATTATGTTGCGAAAATTGCGGAAAACGATTATGAGAAAAATAGATTTTATTCAATAGCGTGGGCAGCTATTCCTTTGGGCGTTATTAATAGAGAACCAATAAGACAAAAAGTTTTTGAACTCCCGATAGATTGGTCTATTTCGCATGTTTTAGAAAGTACAGACAATTTTCCAAAGTTTGATTTCTTCTTGCAAGTTGGTGGTGGAGCTTCTGGCAAAATATTTGCAAAAGAAGATTTAAAAGAAAAAGCTTGTGGCAATGGAGGGATTATTATTTACAATAAAGAAGAAACAGACTTTTATGCATTAATGAAAGAATGGATTTCTTTTTTTATGAAAGAAAATTGCGATAAATGCGTTCCTTGTCGTGAGGGTTTGTATAGAATTTATGAAATGCTTGAGATAAATAAAATTGATAAGAATATTTTAAAGGATATAATTTTTACTTTAGAAAAAACTAGTTTTTGTGGCCTTGGTAAGGGAGTTTCACAAGTTTTGAAAACTTTTTCAGATAAAATTTTAAATATTTAATATGGCAAAAGAGATAGAAATAATTATTGATAATAAGAGATTAAGAGCTAAGGAAGGGGAGACTATTCTTGAAGTAGCAAAAAGAAACGGAATTAATATTCCCGCACTTTGTTATCATCCTGATCTTAAAATTAAAGCAAACTGCAGAATGTGTCTTGTAGGAATTAAGGGATTTAAAGGCCTTCATACATCTTGTTCCACAAAGGCTAAAGAAGGAATGGAAATTATTACTGATTCTTTTGAGATTAAAAAAGCAAGAAAAATTAATTTAGAGCTGATATTTACTCAGCATAGAGAAGAATGTTCTGATTGCGTTTGGGAAAATAATTGTAATCTTTTAGAGTTGGCAAAGGAATATAAAATTAAAATCACAAAATTTAAAGACAGAAAATCAAAATTTCCGATAGAAGTTGCAGGACCAATTGAATTTGACTGGACAAAGTGCATGGATTGTAAGAATTGTGTTGAAATGTGCAAAAAGCAAGGTGTTGGATTTTTAGAAACAGAAGAGAAAGATGGTTTCTTTCAAATTACAACTTCAAAAGATCAAAATAAAGATTGCGTTTATTGCGGACAATGTATTGTTCATTGTCCAGTAGGGGCGATTGAAAGTACTGGGGAATTTGAGCAAATCGAAGACCCTCTTAAAGCAGAAGATAAGGTAGTTGTAGTACAAATTGCTCCCTCTATAAGAACAAGCATTGGAGAGGAATTTGGTTTGCCTTATGGTAAGCCAATTACTGAAAAAATAGCAGCGGGCTTAAGAAAATTAGGTTTTAATAAGGTTTTTGATGTTTCTGTCGGCGCCGACATTACAACAGTTGAAGAAGCAAAAGAACTAACAGAAAGAATAAAAAATCAAGAAATTTTACCGATGATGACTTCTTGTTGCCCTGCCTGGGTGAAGTTTGTTGAATTTTATTATCCAGAATTTATTCCGAATTTAACAACTGTAAGATCGCCTCATATTATTTTAGGAGGGTTGATAAAAACTTATTTTGCAGAAAAGGAAAAAATTGATCCCAAGAATATAATAGTTGTTTCTATTATGCCATGTACTGCAAAAAAGTATGAAGTTAAAAGAGAGGAACTAAAAATAAATGGTCTTTATCCTGTGGACTTTGTTTTAACAACTAGGGAATTAGCAAGACTTTTTAAAGAAAAGAAAATTAATCTTAAAAATATAAAACCAGAAAAACTTGACAATCCTTTGGGCTTAGCTTCTGGAGCAGGCGTTATTTATGGAGCTTCTGGTGGCGTTATGGAGTCAGCTTTAAGGACAGCGATAGTTGATATTTTTGGCAAAAAATCTTGTAAGATTGAATTTAAAGAAGCAAGAGGTATGCGGGGAGTAAAAAGAGGAGAGGTTAATATTGATGATAAAAAAATAAGGCTTGCTGTAGTAAATGGACTTTTAAATGCAAAAAAAATTTTAGAAGAGCTAAAAGAAAATCCTTCTCTTTATCATTATATTGAAATTATGGCATGTCCTGGCGGTTGTATCGGGGGAGGGGGGCAGCCCTTGCCAACTTCGCCTGAAATAAGAAAAAAAAGAGCGGAAGGGCTTTATAAAGTTGATAATGAAGCAAAGTTAAGAATGGCTCATGAAAATCCAATCGTAAAAGAAATCTATCAAGGATACTTAAATAAGGAAGAAAGAGTTCACCACATTTGTCATACAAAATTTTCAAGAAAAAAAAGAGAAAACTAAAAGGTCGTAATATTTTGTTTAAAATTTTTTATGAAAATTACAAAGGAATTAATTATTAATAGGACAGAAACAATTAAAAAATTTGCTGTTTTTTCAACATTACTTGGTATTGCTGTTTTGTTGCCAGCCCTAATCCATTCACAGGCAATTACAGGACCAATTGTGAATGCAACTCTATTTTTAGCAACATTTTTATTCTCACCACATATTGCAATTTTAATTGGTCTTTTGCCGAGCTTGGTAGCATTAGCAACTGGACTTTTACCAGCACCTCTTGCGCCAATGATTCCTTTTATAATGATAGGAAACACCATTTTGATATTAGTTTTTTATTATCTTAAAAAGAAAAATTTTTGGTTAGGCGTCACATTAGCTTCTTTGCTGAAATTTTTATTTTTATTCAGCACAAGCTCACTTGTAATTGGACTATTACTAAAAAAAGAACTTGCAAAGAATGTTGCTTTAATGATGAATTGGCCGCAGCTTATTACTGCTCTTTTTGGTGGTGTTATTGCTTATTTTGTTTTAAAGATCAGAGGCAAAAAATAATTCATTTATGATTTTTATAGAGTTTTTGCAAGCCTTTATACTGCCAAGTGTTTTTATATTTGTGTTATTTATAACAGGACTAATTTTGATTTTTGCAAAAAAGAAAAAACCTGGCCTTGTATTATTAATTATAAGTATTTCATTTTACTATTTTTTTTCTATTACTCCTGTTTCTAATTTAATTTTAATGCCGCTTGAAAGACAATATAATTATCCTTCTCACGAAGAAATAGAAAAAACAAATATAATTGTTGTATTATCTGGTGGAGTTAAAAACAAAAACTTATCCCTACCTAGTGTTTTTGGAGATAGTACTCTTTTTAGATTGAACGAGGCTTTTAAAATATATTCTATTAAAGAAGACAAACCCCATATTATAGTTTCTGGCACTAGTCCTATTAATAAATATTCAAAAGAAGCTTTATTTGGAGCAAGTTTTTTAGAACTATATGGCGTTCCAAAGGAAAAAGTTTCTTTTGAACTTTTTTCTGCTGATACTTTTGAACACGCAGAAGAGTTAGAAAAGACAATAGGCGAAAAAGAGTTTATGCTAGTAACCTCTGCTTACCATCTGCCAAGAGCAGTTGAAACATTCAGAAAGGCGGGTTTAAATCCGATTCCTGTGCCAGCAGATTATCAAATGGGAGGCGATTTTGTTCTTTTAGATTTTATTCCTCAGCCACACAATTTAAGAAAATCAAACCTTGCTTTTCATGAATATTTTGGAATTTTGTATTATAGGTTATTTAAATAGTTTTGAAGTTTGAAATTTATTATTTAAAGCCTTAGAATTATACAACATGAATAATTTTCTTTTAGTTTTTTTAATAAGTATTAGTATTCTAGTGGTTTTATTTTTTCTGTTTTTGTTTGGGAAAAAGATAAGGAAAAGAAGAGTCCAGAAAAGATCATTAGATTATGTTTTATTTTCCGTAAGCCTACCGCAAAAGACTCCCCAAGAGGTTCAAGAATCTCAAAAACAAGAAAAGCAGTGGATAGCTTTAATGGAAGATTTTTTTACTGCGTTAACCGGTCTTAAAAAGGGGGGTGTTTTTGAACCGCGAGCTTGGATTTGTTTAGAAATTGCAAAAGTTAAAAAAGAAATTAATTTTTATATTTCTTCCCCAGCTGGATATAGTGATTTTATAGAAAAGCAGATAAACGGAGTTTATCCCGATGCCCAGATTGAAAAGATAAAAGATTTTAATATTTTTGCTCCAGACGAGATAGCAGCAGCTTCTTACTTGTCTTTAGACAAGGCAAGTTATTTACCGATAAAGACTTATTCCCTTTTTGAAGTAGATCCTTTGGCAACCCTAACCAATGTTTTAACAAAGCTTAACGAAGATGAAGAAGGTGTAATCCAGATTGTTTTGAGGAAATCTTCAAAAAGATGGAGAAAAAAAATGAGAAAAGTTGCAAGAAATATGGCAAAGGGCAAAGGATTTTCACAGGCTGCTGCTTCTGTTGGTACTTTGCATTCTGCAGGAGAGTTTGTGTTGTCAAAAGACGATCAAAAAGAGAAAGAAGAAGAAATGATGCAGCAAAGACCCCTAGAAGAAGAATTATTTAAATCAATTCAGAGTAAAGCAAATAAAGACTGCTTTGAAACAAATATTAGAATTATAGTTTCTTGTAAAGATAAATCCAAAAGCGATAATGTTATCTCGCAAATAGAAAATGTTTTTGATCAATACTCGGCCCCACTTTTAAATGAGTTTAATTACGTGAGAACCGGTGGAGCGATTTTTAAAAAGCTTATTTATAATTTTAGTTTTCGTCTTTTTGACCCTGCTCATAAAATAATATTTAGCACAGAAGAAATAACTAGCCTTTTTCACTTAACGACGCCATTTGTCAAAACGCCAACAATGAAAATTGTTGAATCAAAAACTTCGCCAGCTCCCCAAAATTTACCGGAAGAAGGTCTTTTATTGGGGCACAATCTTTATAGAGGAATTGATACTAAAATCAGAATAAAAAATAATGACAGAAGAAGGCACATGTATATTATTGGACAGACAGGGACTGGAAAAACTGCCTTTATTGAAAATTTAATCACTCAAGATATTCAAAACGGAGAGGGCGTTGGTGTTTTAGATCCCCATGGAGATTTAATAGAAAAAGTTTTAGGAAAAGTTCCAAGAGGAAGATTAGAAGACGTCATCGTTTTTGATCCCGGCAGACTTGATAGAGTGATTGGTCTTAATTTTTTAGATTATGATCCGCAATATCCAGAGCAAAAAACATTTATTGTAAATGAGCTTATAAATATTTTTGATAAGCTTT
This window contains:
- a CDS encoding type IV secretion system DNA-binding domain-containing protein; this translates as MNNFLLVFLISISILVVLFFLFLFGKKIRKRRVQKRSLDYVLFSVSLPQKTPQEVQESQKQEKQWIALMEDFFTALTGLKKGGVFEPRAWICLEIAKVKKEINFYISSPAGYSDFIEKQINGVYPDAQIEKIKDFNIFAPDEIAAASYLSLDKASYLPIKTYSLFEVDPLATLTNVLTKLNEDEEGVIQIVLRKSSKRWRKKMRKVARNMAKGKGFSQAAASVGTLHSAGEFVLSKDDQKEKEEEMMQQRPLEEELFKSIQSKANKDCFETNIRIIVSCKDKSKSDNVISQIENVFDQYSAPLLNEFNYVRTGGAIFKKLIYNFSFRLFDPAHKIIFSTEEITSLFHLTTPFVKTPTMKIVESKTSPAPQNLPEEGLLLGHNLYRGIDTKIRIKNNDRRRHMYIIGQTGTGKTAFIENLITQDIQNGEGVGVLDPHGDLIEKVLGKVPRGRLEDVIVFDPGRLDRVIGLNFLDYDPQYPEQKTFIVNELINIFDKLYDLKQTGGPIFEQYTRNALLLLMDDPNEKYTLMEVPKVLADKEFRHYLLSKCKNVVVRDFWEKEAEKAGGEASLQNIVPYITSKFSTFIANDYMRPIIGQKETTLNFREIIDKKKILLVNLTKGRLGEINAALLGLIINGKIAMAAFSRVDMPEEERQDFFLYMDEFQNFCTESVATILSEARKYRLSLIIAHQFIGQLPDPIRDAVFGNIGTIMSLRVGPADAEFLIKEFEPNFTVHDLIHLDNYNFYVKIITEGKVSLPFNMISYPPEVSDPQKSREIKEFSYQKYGRMREIIEKEIEQRRGKL